Proteins encoded by one window of Campylobacter concisus:
- the nuoK gene encoding NADH-quinone oxidoreductase subunit NuoK, whose translation MIGLTHYLVLASLVFVIGLIGIMRRRNLIMLFFSSEILLNSANIALAAISKYHFDLTGQIVAFFIVAIAASEVAVGLGLLVLWYKKTGSISLDSMTNMKG comes from the coding sequence ATGATAGGGCTTACTCACTACCTCGTCCTTGCAAGTCTAGTCTTTGTCATAGGGCTAATTGGCATAATGCGAAGAAGAAATTTGATCATGCTATTTTTTTCAAGTGAAATTTTACTAAACTCGGCAAATATCGCACTTGCTGCCATTTCAAAATACCACTTTGATCTAACTGGACAAATAGTTGCATTTTTTATAGTGGCTATCGCTGCTAGTGAAGTCGCTGTAGGGCTTGGCCTACTCGTACTTTGGTACAAAAAGACTGGCAGCATTAGCCTAGATTCGATGACAAATATGAAAGGCTAA
- a CDS encoding NADH-quinone oxidoreductase subunit J has translation MYESFAFYLFSALVLVSFSFSVFCKNALNAVSALATGMVFISAIFFLLGAEFLGVVQIIVYTGAVVVLYAFAMMFFDSSKECEPKSNKKAKITIYLLSSFIALLLIFIFLAPIYGAKFDGLSPIASELGNIEAIGILLFSKYLIAFEMCAVMLLVAMVAGIILIHKDLNTQNTLEEML, from the coding sequence ATGTATGAGAGCTTTGCATTTTATCTTTTTAGCGCCTTGGTTTTAGTTAGTTTTTCTTTTAGCGTATTTTGTAAAAACGCACTAAATGCAGTCTCTGCGCTAGCTACTGGCATGGTCTTTATCTCGGCTATATTTTTCTTACTTGGAGCGGAATTTTTAGGCGTAGTGCAGATAATAGTCTACACAGGTGCTGTGGTCGTTTTATATGCATTTGCGATGATGTTTTTTGATAGCAGTAAAGAGTGTGAGCCAAAAAGTAACAAAAAAGCAAAGATCACCATCTATCTTTTAAGTAGTTTTATAGCGCTTCTTTTGATATTTATATTTTTAGCTCCTATTTATGGTGCAAAATTTGATGGATTAAGTCCCATTGCTAGCGAGCTTGGCAATATCGAGGCTATTGGAATTTTGCTTTTTAGCAAGTATTTGATCGCTTTTGAGATGTGTGCTGTAATGCTTCTTGTGGCAATGGTTGCTGGCATTATCTTGATACATAAAGACCTAAATACTCAAAATACACTAGAGGAGATGCTATGA
- the nuoI gene encoding NADH-quinone oxidoreductase subunit NuoI — protein sequence MSEKKYILIDEKLKPKSAFDKFKHFIAVTFKPDLLIGLKVTIKQMLFSKSHTLKYPMQKMELNARYRGIHKLLKFVESENERCIGCGLCEKICVSNCISMKTSLGEDGRKKVASYSINLSRCVYCGFCADVCPELAIVCGQEYEVASESRIIFGTKDEFLTKDKFLKDQSEFEGYGALPKNADSLIKKTPNAFISENEDETKSDE from the coding sequence ATGAGTGAGAAAAAATATATTTTAATAGATGAAAAGTTAAAGCCAAAGAGCGCGTTTGATAAATTTAAGCACTTCATCGCTGTCACATTTAAGCCTGATCTTTTGATCGGACTAAAAGTCACGATAAAGCAGATGCTCTTTAGCAAGTCACATACTTTAAAATACCCTATGCAAAAGATGGAGCTAAACGCTAGATATAGGGGCATTCATAAGCTTTTAAAATTTGTTGAAAGTGAAAATGAACGTTGCATTGGATGCGGGTTATGTGAGAAAATTTGCGTTAGCAACTGCATTTCGATGAAAACTTCACTTGGCGAAGATGGGCGCAAAAAGGTCGCAAGCTACTCGATAAATTTAAGTAGATGCGTCTATTGTGGATTTTGTGCTGATGTTTGTCCTGAGCTTGCAATAGTTTGCGGACAAGAGTACGAAGTTGCTAGCGAGAGCAGGATCATATTTGGTACAAAAGATGAGTTTTTGACAAAGGATAAATTTTTAAAAGATCAAAGCGAGTTTGAAGGATACGGAGCGCTTCCTAAAAATGCTGATAGCTTAATCAAAAAGACACCAAATGCATTTATAAGCGAAAATGAAGATGAGACAAAAAGTGATGAGTAG
- the nuoH gene encoding NADH-quinone oxidoreductase subunit NuoH, with translation MSETLFFVLSTIIKAVVILAVMASLAGLATYAERKVLAYMQRRVGPDMVGPAGILQIVADMIKLFTKEDIVPANTNKFIFLIAPLISAIAAFAALAPVPFLPEFEIFGHTLRPILSDINVGILYIAGVASVCVFSPLAAGLASYNKFALISAARAVVSLLSFEIVAGMALLSVVMVTSSLSLVDINNYQKGIFGWLIFKQPLAFLLFLIASFVECNRTPFCLTENETEIVAGYGTEYSGMRWAMFFIGEYTNMIAASIIITILFLGGFNEFLFIPGALMIILKSSIVFFFFIWVRASWAHLRVDQLSTFCWKILLPLGILNIVITGFMLLI, from the coding sequence ATGAGTGAAACACTATTTTTTGTGCTAAGCACTATCATTAAAGCCGTGGTCATCTTAGCCGTCATGGCAAGCCTTGCAGGACTGGCAACTTACGCTGAAAGAAAAGTATTAGCCTACATGCAGCGCCGCGTGGGACCTGATATGGTAGGGCCAGCTGGAATTTTACAGATAGTAGCTGATATGATAAAACTCTTTACAAAAGAGGACATCGTGCCAGCAAATACGAATAAATTTATCTTTTTAATAGCTCCACTAATATCAGCCATTGCCGCATTTGCAGCGCTTGCACCTGTGCCATTTTTGCCTGAGTTTGAAATTTTTGGACATACATTACGTCCGATTCTCTCAGATATAAATGTTGGTATTTTATACATCGCTGGTGTTGCTTCAGTTTGCGTCTTCTCTCCACTTGCAGCAGGTCTTGCAAGCTATAATAAATTTGCATTAATTAGTGCAGCTCGCGCAGTAGTCTCACTTCTTAGTTTCGAAATAGTAGCTGGCATGGCTCTTTTAAGCGTCGTAATGGTAACTAGCTCACTCTCACTTGTGGATATAAACAACTATCAAAAAGGAATTTTTGGCTGGCTTATATTCAAGCAGCCCCTTGCCTTTTTACTCTTTTTAATAGCAAGCTTTGTGGAGTGCAATAGAACACCATTTTGCTTAACAGAAAACGAAACAGAGATAGTAGCAGGCTATGGCACCGAGTATAGCGGCATGAGATGGGCGATGTTTTTCATCGGCGAATACACAAATATGATCGCTGCTAGCATCATCATTACGATTTTATTTTTAGGTGGATTTAACGAATTTTTATTTATCCCAGGTGCTTTGATGATCATCTTAAAATCAAGCATTGTCTTTTTCTTTTTTATTTGGGTAAGGGCTTCATGGGCACATTTAAGAGTTGATCAGTTAAGTACATTTTGCTGGAAAATTTTGCTTCCGCTTGGAATTTTAAATATCGTAATCACTGGCTTTATGCTACTAATCTAA
- a CDS encoding NADH-quinone oxidoreductase subunit G, with product MKISINDQILEADEGESILSIARANGIYIPALCYLSGCSPTLACRLCMVEANGKVVYSCNAKAKEDMQIYTNTPEIAAERNAIMQTYCVNHPIQCGVCDKSGECELQNLTTHLKVNEQKFAIADTHKPHKKWGLINYDPALCIVCERCVTVCKDRIGESALKTVPRGVEVPKELKESMPKDAYAVFSKMQKSLIGPSVGESLDCSFCGECISVCPTGALISSHFQYSTNIWELNPIPAANPHQSDCELIYYDVKEKSTSDRSKQIYRVSNDFTFGEISGAARFGYDFHNELACKNEEKFEEIVLNIKNGAIKNIKFNSFITNEEALILERLREKFDLNLINNEALNYQKFLNKFSEFSGLSSYNADYTDIKNSDFIISAGSFLRHESPVTSFKLNNALKMNKAAGIYFHHIADEIVKKYSKNFIYVTHEAGKLEQILLFILKNWGENLPSALTSKLENFDENFGLDVPALSEGKSNFTLILGSDFYTDENANLLAALTGVIARATPFRVMLIPPRTNSLGVAKICTLTSEKKPGKTLGYNENGDYKFSIFEGDIDASALNQQEGTFTNIHNALVPTNVAIPHKGYFLNDIANALGLMAKNTIDYTPNLPKEKGYKGIKFDDLENFYANDGTSHRGYKLEISNFTPNDDIEPLLKDSKSINLKDDEVLISLANPINLPSFFANYATQIAKRAKLYASSEFMAKFEISQNEAIILEKDRHKLAICVELDSELGGVAAYLGDYDDKLDVGVIFNGKSYAAVKIIKAKDE from the coding sequence ATGAAAATAAGCATAAATGATCAAATTTTAGAAGCAGATGAAGGCGAGAGCATCCTAAGTATCGCAAGAGCAAATGGAATTTATATCCCAGCTCTTTGCTATCTTAGTGGCTGCTCACCAACTCTTGCTTGTAGGCTTTGCATGGTCGAGGCAAATGGCAAAGTAGTTTATAGCTGTAATGCCAAAGCAAAAGAGGATATGCAAATTTATACAAACACGCCAGAAATCGCTGCCGAGCGAAATGCGATCATGCAGACTTACTGCGTAAATCATCCGATTCAATGTGGCGTTTGTGACAAAAGCGGCGAATGTGAACTACAAAATTTAACCACGCATCTAAAAGTAAATGAACAAAAATTTGCCATCGCTGACACGCACAAACCACATAAAAAATGGGGGCTAATCAACTACGATCCAGCTCTTTGCATAGTCTGCGAAAGATGTGTCACTGTTTGTAAAGATAGGATCGGCGAGAGTGCGCTAAAGACCGTACCAAGGGGCGTTGAAGTGCCAAAAGAGCTAAAAGAGAGTATGCCAAAAGATGCCTACGCAGTTTTTAGTAAGATGCAAAAAAGCCTAATAGGTCCAAGCGTGGGCGAGAGTCTTGACTGCTCATTTTGTGGCGAGTGTATCAGCGTTTGTCCTACTGGAGCACTTATTAGTTCGCATTTTCAATATAGCACAAATATCTGGGAGCTAAACCCTATCCCAGCAGCAAATCCACATCAAAGCGACTGCGAGCTAATTTACTATGATGTAAAAGAAAAGAGCACTAGCGATAGAAGTAAGCAAATTTACCGCGTCAGCAATGATTTTACATTTGGCGAAATAAGTGGGGCAGCCAGGTTTGGCTATGACTTTCACAACGAGCTTGCCTGTAAAAATGAAGAGAAATTTGAAGAGATTGTTTTAAATATTAAAAATGGCGCGATCAAAAATATAAAATTTAATAGCTTCATCACAAACGAAGAGGCCCTTATTTTAGAGCGTTTAAGAGAGAAATTTGATCTAAATCTAATAAACAATGAGGCGCTAAATTATCAAAAATTTTTAAATAAATTTAGCGAATTTAGTGGGCTTAGCTCATATAACGCAGACTATACAGATATTAAAAATAGCGATTTTATCATCAGTGCTGGCAGTTTCTTAAGACACGAAAGCCCAGTGACAAGCTTTAAGTTAAATAACGCTTTAAAAATGAATAAGGCAGCTGGAATTTACTTTCATCACATAGCCGATGAGATCGTTAAAAAATATTCTAAAAATTTTATCTACGTAACGCATGAAGCTGGAAAATTAGAGCAAATTTTACTTTTTATACTTAAAAACTGGGGTGAAAATTTACCTAGCGCACTTACATCAAAACTTGAAAATTTTGATGAAAATTTTGGTTTAGATGTACCGGCCTTAAGTGAGGGCAAAAGCAATTTTACGCTCATTTTAGGAAGCGATTTTTACACGGATGAAAATGCGAATTTACTAGCAGCACTTACTGGAGTGATCGCAAGAGCTACGCCTTTTCGTGTGATGCTAATACCACCACGCACAAACTCACTTGGCGTTGCTAAAATTTGCACTCTTACAAGCGAGAAAAAGCCTGGCAAGACGCTTGGCTATAACGAAAATGGTGATTATAAATTTAGCATTTTTGAAGGCGATATCGATGCTAGTGCGCTAAATCAGCAAGAAGGCACATTTACAAACATACATAACGCCTTAGTGCCAACAAATGTGGCGATACCGCACAAAGGTTATTTTCTAAACGATATTGCAAACGCACTTGGGTTAATGGCTAAAAATACGATTGATTACACGCCAAATTTACCAAAAGAAAAGGGTTACAAAGGCATTAAATTTGATGATTTAGAAAATTTTTACGCAAACGACGGAACAAGTCACAGAGGATATAAGCTTGAAATTTCAAATTTTACACCAAATGATGATATAGAGCCACTTTTAAAAGATAGCAAGAGTATAAATTTAAAAGACGACGAAGTACTTATAAGTCTTGCAAATCCTATAAATTTGCCATCATTTTTTGCAAACTATGCCACTCAAATAGCTAAAAGAGCGAAGCTTTATGCAAGTAGCGAATTTATGGCTAAATTTGAAATTTCACAAAATGAAGCGATTATTTTAGAAAAAGATAGGCACAAGCTTGCCATTTGCGTGGAGCTTGATAGCGAGCTTGGCGGAGTCGCTGCGTATTTAGGCGATTATGACGACAAACTTGATGTGGGGGTTATATTTAATGGCAAAAGCTACGCCGCAGTTAAAATCATAAAGGCAAAAGATGAGTGA
- a CDS encoding NADH-ubiquinone oxidoreductase subunit E family protein: MRRVDLRHLKSEFLSALGQQIKASEAGEVIIFLFEIGDFSGVTKAVNLAYNLNCEVMNSLKFNQVDWVLTIKKGKI; encoded by the coding sequence ATGAGAAGGGTCGATCTTAGGCACTTAAAGAGTGAATTTTTGAGCGCTCTTGGACAGCAGATAAAGGCTAGCGAGGCTGGCGAAGTGATTATATTTTTATTTGAGATAGGCGATTTTAGTGGTGTGACAAAGGCTGTAAATTTGGCCTATAATCTAAACTGCGAAGTGATGAACTCACTTAAATTTAACCAAGTTGATTGGGTATTAACCATAAAAAAGGGCAAGATATGA
- the nuoD gene encoding NADH dehydrogenase (quinone) subunit D, giving the protein MSQAPNRLKPFFENLEFEQNDGKMILNFGPQHPSAHGQLKLVLELDGEKVVRAMPEVGFMHRGVEKMAENMTYQEFIPVTDRVDYIASSANNYAFCAAVEKLCAIEVPRRAQIIRVMLLELNRISSHLLFLATHALDVGAMSVFLYAFREREYVLDLIEKYCGARLTHSSIRIGGVPLDLPDGWYEELLKFCKKFPSDITLYEDLLSENRIWQARLVDVGVISKELALSSGCSGVMLRASGVARDIRKEEPYLIYDELEFDVPYATHGDCYARYLLYMKEMRECVKILKQCVSKYQTSSPAIIADAPDYVSASKEQIMSQNYSLMQHFVLITQGLKPPKGEIYFASESPKGELGIYINSDGSASPYRLKIRTPSFWHCAIYEDLLVGQYVADVATIIGSTNIILGEVDR; this is encoded by the coding sequence TTGAGCCAGGCACCAAACCGCTTAAAACCATTTTTTGAAAATTTAGAATTTGAGCAAAATGACGGCAAGATGATACTAAATTTTGGCCCACAACACCCAAGCGCACATGGTCAGCTAAAGCTTGTGCTTGAGCTTGACGGCGAAAAGGTCGTGCGCGCTATGCCAGAGGTTGGCTTTATGCACAGAGGCGTTGAAAAGATGGCTGAAAATATGACCTATCAGGAATTTATCCCAGTAACTGACAGGGTCGATTACATCGCATCAAGTGCGAATAACTACGCATTTTGCGCGGCTGTGGAGAAGCTTTGCGCCATAGAAGTGCCTCGCCGTGCGCAGATTATTAGAGTGATGCTTTTGGAGTTAAACCGCATAAGCTCGCATCTTTTATTTTTAGCCACACATGCCCTTGATGTGGGGGCAATGAGCGTCTTTTTATATGCATTTAGAGAGCGCGAATACGTCCTTGATCTAATAGAAAAATACTGCGGCGCAAGGCTAACACATAGCTCGATAAGGATCGGTGGCGTGCCGCTTGATCTACCTGATGGCTGGTACGAGGAGCTGCTTAAATTTTGCAAAAAATTTCCAAGCGACATCACACTTTATGAAGATCTGCTAAGTGAAAATAGAATTTGGCAAGCAAGACTTGTTGATGTGGGCGTAATTAGCAAAGAGTTAGCCCTTAGTAGCGGCTGCTCTGGCGTCATGCTAAGAGCAAGCGGAGTCGCAAGGGATATCAGAAAAGAGGAGCCATATCTCATCTATGATGAGCTAGAATTTGACGTGCCTTATGCGACACACGGCGACTGCTACGCAAGGTATCTGCTTTACATGAAAGAGATGCGCGAGTGCGTGAAAATTTTAAAGCAGTGTGTTAGCAAGTATCAAACAAGCAGCCCCGCCATCATCGCCGACGCGCCAGATTACGTGAGTGCTTCAAAAGAGCAGATAATGAGCCAAAACTACTCACTAATGCAGCATTTTGTGCTAATAACTCAGGGGCTAAAACCTCCAAAGGGCGAAATTTACTTCGCTAGTGAGTCACCAAAGGGCGAGCTTGGAATTTATATAAACTCAGACGGCAGCGCAAGCCCGTACCGCCTAAAAATTCGCACGCCAAGCTTTTGGCACTGCGCTATTTATGAAGATTTATTAGTAGGCCAGTACGTTGCTGATGTCGCTACGATAATTGGTAGCACAAATATCATCTTAGGCGAGGTTGATAGATGA
- a CDS encoding NADH-quinone oxidoreductase subunit C, giving the protein MREYKPKNDLQKKQYYSEKFYIAKQTPKEAAIGSKFDEELAILEQSGVQILSSYVEFDQLVLYVNSSENFKALEALKNFGYEQLCELAAIDYIAQKGGYEVFYQLLSVSKNRRTRVKCFVKKDEMLKSVCKLYKSANWAEREMYDLSGVLIKDHPNLKRLIMPDDWHSHPLLKSYPLVGDEAAKWYEVDKIFGSEFREQIGEENRDPAFVDEKDTFGFSRVFDENEEYEYQEEGGVRFVKKAKFNQSQIVKERP; this is encoded by the coding sequence ATGAGAGAGTATAAGCCAAAAAACGACCTGCAAAAAAAGCAGTACTACAGCGAGAAATTTTATATCGCCAAGCAGACGCCAAAAGAAGCAGCAATAGGCTCTAAATTTGACGAAGAGCTGGCTATTTTAGAGCAAAGCGGAGTGCAAATTTTATCTAGCTACGTGGAGTTTGACCAACTTGTTCTCTACGTAAATTCTAGTGAAAATTTTAAAGCGCTTGAAGCGTTAAAAAACTTTGGCTACGAGCAGCTTTGTGAGCTTGCGGCGATTGATTATATAGCTCAAAAAGGCGGATACGAGGTCTTTTATCAGCTTTTAAGTGTTAGCAAAAATAGGCGCACGCGAGTAAAATGCTTTGTCAAAAAGGACGAAATGCTAAAAAGCGTTTGCAAGCTTTATAAAAGCGCAAACTGGGCGGAGCGTGAGATGTATGATCTAAGTGGCGTTTTAATCAAAGATCATCCAAATTTAAAGCGTCTTATAATGCCTGATGACTGGCACTCGCATCCGCTTTTAAAGAGCTATCCGCTAGTTGGCGACGAGGCTGCCAAATGGTACGAGGTGGATAAAATTTTTGGGAGTGAGTTTAGAGAGCAGATCGGCGAAGAGAACCGCGACCCAGCCTTTGTCGATGAGAAAGATACCTTTGGCTTTTCACGTGTGTTTGACGAAAATGAAGAGTACGAGTATCAAGAAGAAGGCGGCGTGAGATTTGTCAAAAAGGCTAAATTTAACCAAAGCCAGATAGTAAAGGAAAGACCTTGA
- a CDS encoding NuoB/complex I 20 kDa subunit family protein: MAKHQINYAANGGLPVVLTTVDKLVQWGRSNSLWALSYGLACCAIEMMASGASRYDFDRFGTIFRASPRHSEVMIIAGTLTKKHAEFTRRLYDQMPEPKWVISMGSCANTGGMFNTYSTVQGVDRIIPVDIYIPGCAPRPETLQYALMMLQKKIRKQSAFRAQKPRKLDI, translated from the coding sequence ATGGCAAAGCATCAGATAAACTACGCTGCAAATGGCGGTTTGCCAGTAGTTTTAACAACCGTTGATAAGCTCGTGCAGTGGGGCAGGAGCAACTCGCTTTGGGCGCTTAGCTACGGGCTTGCATGCTGTGCGATCGAGATGATGGCAAGTGGCGCTAGCAGATATGACTTTGATAGATTTGGCACTATATTTCGCGCTAGTCCAAGACACTCTGAGGTGATGATTATAGCTGGCACGCTAACTAAAAAGCACGCTGAATTTACAAGGCGCCTTTACGACCAGATGCCTGAGCCAAAGTGGGTCATCTCGATGGGTAGCTGCGCAAACACTGGTGGTATGTTTAACACCTATTCAACCGTTCAAGGTGTCGATCGCATAATCCCTGTCGATATCTACATCCCAGGCTGCGCCCCGCGCCCAGAGACACTTCAGTATGCACTTATGATGCTTCAAAAAAAGATAAGAAAACAAAGTGCATTTAGGGCGCAAAAGCCAAGAAAGCTAGATATATGA
- a CDS encoding NAD(P)H-quinone oxidoreductase subunit 3: MSHSELESTYFGAFIILLLATCSFCLITFLSSKISKKLANHNTERLKLGFYECGPTTVKQPNKINIHYFFYGILFILFDVEVIFMYPWAVDFRLLGLFGLIEMLLFVAILLIGFAYAWQKGVFKWQSIR, from the coding sequence ATGTCACATTCAGAGCTTGAAAGCACCTATTTTGGTGCATTTATCATACTTTTACTAGCGACTTGTTCATTTTGTTTAATAACATTCTTATCTTCAAAAATAAGTAAAAAATTAGCCAACCACAATACCGAGCGCTTAAAACTTGGCTTTTATGAGTGTGGTCCAACCACCGTAAAACAGCCAAATAAGATAAATATCCACTACTTTTTTTATGGAATTTTATTTATTTTATTTGACGTTGAGGTCATTTTTATGTATCCGTGGGCGGTGGATTTTAGGCTGCTTGGGCTATTTGGGCTCATCGAGATGCTGCTTTTTGTGGCGATCTTACTCATCGGCTTTGCCTACGCTTGGCAAAAAGGAGTCTTTAAATGGCAAAGCATCAGATAA
- a CDS encoding multidrug ABC transporter permease/ATP-binding protein: MLANLIKKNIYQISKIVLLTLVFSGLGVWTLSFINNELVSLKEFDTFLAVKFIVVLLLFFASAIAANISLTNFGHKFIYELRYQSVKQILDTPNSVINEIGKAKIIASLNNDIKTITFAFMSATGFIQSLVFIICASIYLCVIAPKIFIFLSIWIGATLFINTLFMKKIHLYFKHSRVQDDALQKHYDDIVEGHRELSLNRARASVCFDELNFTGDKKRQNMVKADIYHALSDNFTNIMLLGSVGLCVFLCVAFDWASLQTALSISLTILFLRGSFMSMVGSIPATLSAKVSLEKIMSLNLNKFKEGFKFDDSLSDNWQNIKLKDINFNYAHGKFSLKDVNLEIKRGEITFIIGKNGSGKSTLINLLCGLIRPSSGEIYLDSTKIDEANLQSYQAKISTIFADFYLFSQTLSHNGFASQSEIDELLALLEIDKKVSVIDNKLSTTQLSTGQRKRLSLLIAILEHRSILILDEWAADQDPLFKRKFYKEILPFLQSKGISIIAVSHDDSYFDVATRIILVKDGFVRELDEGERISAAKDAVEKIK, translated from the coding sequence ATGCTTGCAAATTTAATTAAAAAAAACATCTATCAAATTTCTAAAATAGTATTATTAACACTCGTATTTAGCGGGCTTGGCGTCTGGACCCTTTCATTTATAAATAATGAGCTTGTAAGCTTAAAAGAATTTGACACCTTTTTAGCGGTTAAATTTATAGTGGTTTTGCTCTTATTTTTTGCAAGCGCCATCGCAGCAAATATATCGCTTACAAATTTTGGGCATAAATTTATCTACGAGCTAAGATATCAAAGTGTAAAGCAAATTTTAGATACGCCAAATAGCGTGATAAACGAGATCGGCAAGGCAAAGATCATAGCTAGCCTAAATAATGACATAAAAACGATCACATTTGCTTTTATGAGCGCTACTGGCTTTATACAAAGCTTGGTTTTTATCATCTGTGCCAGCATCTATCTTTGTGTAATCGCTCCAAAAATTTTTATCTTTTTGTCCATTTGGATCGGTGCGACTCTTTTTATAAATACGCTTTTTATGAAAAAAATTCATCTTTATTTTAAGCATTCTAGAGTTCAAGATGACGCATTGCAAAAGCACTACGACGACATCGTAGAGGGGCATAGAGAGCTTAGTTTAAATAGAGCAAGGGCAAGTGTCTGCTTTGATGAGTTAAATTTTACAGGCGATAAAAAACGCCAAAATATGGTAAAGGCCGATATTTATCACGCATTAAGCGATAATTTTACAAACATTATGCTGCTTGGCTCAGTTGGACTTTGTGTATTTTTGTGCGTGGCATTTGACTGGGCGAGCCTGCAAACAGCACTAAGCATAAGTCTTACGATACTATTTTTAAGAGGCTCATTTATGAGCATGGTTGGCTCCATACCAGCTACACTTAGCGCAAAAGTGAGTTTAGAAAAGATCATGAGTTTAAATCTAAATAAATTTAAGGAAGGCTTTAAATTTGACGATAGTCTAAGCGATAATTGGCAAAACATAAAGCTAAAAGATATAAATTTCAACTACGCCCACGGCAAATTTAGCCTAAAAGACGTAAATTTAGAGATCAAACGCGGTGAGATAACATTTATCATTGGTAAAAATGGTAGTGGTAAAAGTACGCTTATAAATTTACTTTGCGGGCTAATACGCCCAAGTAGTGGCGAAATTTACCTTGATAGCACAAAGATAGATGAGGCAAATTTACAAAGCTACCAGGCAAAGATTAGCACTATTTTTGCTGATTTTTATCTATTTTCGCAAACGCTCTCTCATAATGGCTTTGCTAGCCAAAGCGAAATAGACGAGCTTTTAGCCTTGCTTGAGATCGACAAAAAAGTAAGTGTCATAGATAATAAGCTTAGTACCACGCAACTCTCAACTGGCCAGCGAAAGCGTCTAAGTCTTTTAATAGCCATCTTAGAGCACCGCTCTATCCTTATCCTAGATGAATGGGCGGCCGATCAAGATCCGCTCTTTAAACGAAAATTTTATAAAGAAATTTTGCCATTTTTACAAAGTAAGGGCATAAGCATAATCGCTGTTAGCCACGATGATAGTTACTTTGATGTAGCAACTAGGATCATTTTGGTAAAAGATGGCTTTGTGCGTGAACTAGACGAGGGCGAGCGAATAAGTGCTGCAAAGGATGCGGTCGAGAAGATAAAATAG